Below is a window of Myroides profundi DNA.
CCATACCACCTCCACTGTGATGGCGTTGTTGATTATATTGTTGAGTCACATCCGTATAAGGTGCAGAGCTATCCGCTCTCATATATACTTTCTGTGCTTGTTCTTGTTCTTCTTGTTTATCAGGAGTCTTAGAGCATGAAGCTAATGCTGCTGTGATAAGTACTAGACTCACTGCTTTACTACTTTTTCTATTCATGATATTATTATTCTACAGTTACATAAATCGGCACTTTTACTAGAGAAGTAGGCTTAGTATCTCCCCATGCGCTTACTTCTTTTGCTGTTTTGATCGTGTCCGTTTTTTGTGTTACTAGTTGACCATTCGCCCATATTTTTTGACTTGTGATATGTAGGATACTATCTCCTGCTACTACAGACTTGATCGTTACTTCTCTTGCAGATTGTTTATCGATAGTCTCAAGATCTGTTTTTTTAGTTTCGCCACCTCCACATGAGGCTAGCCCTAATACCATAAGAATAGGTAGAATATATTTCATAACAATTATTTATTTTAACGAGTGCTAAAGATAGTAAAGTTTACTCAAAACTTTGTTTGTTGTACAGTAGACTTTTTGGATAATATTCACGCTTAGTTCTTGATCAAGTGTGTACTAGCGTATTATAGAGACTATTTGTCTTTTAATTATATAGCGTAGAGTAGTAGCTAGGACTTAAGCCATTAGAATAAGAATTATTTAGTGTAAACTAAAAATACTATTTTTGTTTGACCATATATTAGATTGATGAAAGATATTACTATTTTACAAATGCGAGATTTGACTGAGGAGGTTAAAGGAGCTGATTTTTATGCCAATACGATACCACAACACCTTATCACAAATCACGATCATGTGGAAAAACCACATCGACATGATTTCTATGTTTGTATGATTTTTACCAAGGGGAGTGGAACCCACGAGATAGACTTTCAGAGCTATGAGATACAGCCTGGTATGGTGTTTATGTTAGCACCTGGGCAGACGCATAGTTGGATCTTATCAGAGGATATAGATGGTTATATCTTTTTTCACACTCAAGAGTATTTTGATTTATTCTTTGTCCGAGAGACGATACGCGAGTATCCTGTATTTAGATCAGCGTATTACCCGAACGGTTTTCTACTAAATGAAGAGAGTAGCGTATTAGTGGAGAATCTAATGAAGAGAATGACGGATGAGGTAAGCCAACCCAACTGGAAGAAGAACTTCTCTCTAGTGAATTTAGCTTCCCTATTCTATATAGAATGCAATAGACAGCTACTAGAAGGAAACTCTTTTACTGCAGTGCCCAACTTGCAGTATAATCAACATCTACATCACTTCGAGAACCTATTAGAAAAGAACTTTCGCACAGAGAAGTCTGCTGCAGTCTATGCAGAATGGATGAATATGACACAAAAGCATTTAAATCGCGTATGCAAGACGTTATTAGATAAGACTACTACTGATATCATTATAGACAGAATCGTCTTAGAGGCTAAGCGTATGCTTATCTATACAGGCAAAAGCTTTAGTGAGATCGCTATGATGTTAGGGTACGATGATTATTCTTACTTCTCTAAGGTGTTTAAAAAGAGAACCGGTATCTCTCCGAAAGAGTTCCTTAAAAAGTATGTCTAAAATAAGAGAATGATATAAAAATAAAAAGCTCCTTAATGTAAATATTAAGGAGCTTTTTTTACGCTGCACGGGTGGAGGGATTCGAACCCCCATCAACGGTTTTGGAGACCGCTATTCTACCCTTGAACTACACCCGTTTCTCTGTTAGGTGGCGCAAATATAATAACTTTTATTTTAATAAACCTAGACTATTGCTCATCTTTTTTATAAAATAAATTTAACCACATGATTCGAGATAAGCGATAGTTAAATGTCCACATAATAAAAATTACAAAGACAATTGCAATAAACGCGTGTAACATCGTGATATTCAAATCAAATAAGTGATTGATGATAAGACGAAGCACCATCACCGTTACCATTTCAGCAACTGTAAGTGCATAACTCATATACATAGCCCCAAAATAAAATCCTGTTTCTCTATGGAAGTTATATCCACAAGATCCACACTCTTTCGTCATTTTCGGCATCTTAAATGTAATCGGATTTCCTTTCTCATGGAATATGTGCTCTTTACCACAGTTAGGGCATTTTCCACTAATAACTTTGCTGATATAAGACATAATTTATTTTTTATGCAAAGTAACTTAAAAAAACTGAAAGCTTTGCGCTTAATATACTTGTATTTTGGTAGTATTCGGACATTTTAGCTGTTAAAGTACCTTAATGTATTTAAATAGTACAAAAAAAAAGAAGGAGATTAATACTCTCCTTCTTCTTCTGATGTTATTTCTTCTGTCTCATTAGAATATTCTTCTTTTACATCTAAGTATTCTAATGGATTAGCTTGTTTCGGTTCATTGTAGTAATCGTCGTATTCTTTATATAAGTTCGCGATTTCTTCTAATGTTAATACTTTATCACCTTCAGCACCTTCTTCTTCTACTGGTTGGTTGTATTTTTTGTAGATACGTAGTTTATCAGCATCGTATTGTTTTCTCACTACATTTCTACTTGCGTAGTATAGTTTACGATCTTTGCTGTATTTTCTGTATACTTCTTTTAGTTCTGCTTTATAAGCTGAGTCTAGTGCAGCCATCTCTGTTTTTAGATCAGAACTTTCTTCTTCACCAGCAGCTATTTCTTTTTTAATTACATTCCAACTTTCTAACTGATCTTCATTCAGTGTTCTATTCACGAAGTTGTTATACCCAGCGAATAATTCACGTTGGTGCATGTTCTTCTCTACTTCCTCCATTTTTGCTTTAGAGTTCAGGTTTTGTAAGTCACGCTTAATGTATTCATTTTTGATTGTCAAGGCTCCTACCTGTTGTTGAGTTAATTTAAGCTCATCTTTATTTGATAGAATTTGAACAATGTCTAGGTACTCGATCTTCTTAACAGGTGCTTCCTGTTTTTTAGATTTTCGCTGACCATAAGAAGTACTAATTGACATTAGTATTACAAACAAGAGTAATATCTTTTTCATTCCAATTTATTTTTGATTCAATAACAATTTGTTTTTCACTCTGCAAATTTAAGATAAATATTAATATTTTATTTCAAAAAATTATTGCAGACTAACAAACATACTTTAAAAAATAGACATAATAGAGTTAATCTATTTTTTCTGCATTCTATTAGCTAATTATATAACGTTTTGGATTATTTGATATTGTATAGAAAACTTATTTTTTTACTTTTTTCAAATTATGTTCACTTTTGTTTAGAAGTTATTGATTGTTATTTCTATATTTGATTATTATAATTATTTTAAATTAACATATTTGGTAATTTAATTTTATTAAAAATATTAAAATGAGAATGAGAGGTGATTGCTATAGCTTGGCATTTCGGTTTTTGCATTGGAGTATAGCATTCGTGATGTTAGGGATGCTTATCACTATACTGTTGCGCTATAGTTGGTTAAATAAAGAGGGGATGAGTGAGATCATCATGGAGTACAGCACTTCTCAGGATGTAAATATGACTAAGGAGAAGGCTATCGTACTGGCGAAGCGCATACGTGCTCCTATGTGGGAGTGGCATGTCTACTTGGGGTATACCTTGATGGGATTAATATTCGTGAGAATTATACTAGGGATGATGGGTAGAGTACCGTTCTTAAATCCGTTTAAGAGAGGGAGTGTGCTTAACACGCGTATTAGAGCTGTCATATACTTACTGTTCTATACTTGTGTGGTTATCTCACTAGTTACTGGGGTTGTCTTAAAGTTAGATATTGAGACAGCTTATAATAATGAAATAAAGAGTATTCATTTTGGTTCTATATATTATTTTATAACGTATTTAGTTATTCACTTTATCGGGGTGCTATTCGCTGAGCTGAGTTCAGATAATGGGATAGTCTCTCGCATGATCAATGGGAAGAGTAAGTACGACCTATAACTATAGAGCTGTCTAATGATATATTAGGTTAGTGTAAATGTGTTTTGTTGAAAAGCATCTGTAGTCATACAGATGCTTTTTTTATAATTCTATATCATTGGTTTGTTTTGATTTTGTTCGGGAAGACATCCCTTTTACCGAAGGATTACCGAACATGACCCGAACCATCCCCGAACAAAACTTAAATAGGAAATAAGTTTTCTAGTGTAGATAAGGGATGCCGTATTTAAAAAGAATCACGTAGTAACTTTATTTCTTATCCATATTTATGGATGTATTAAAGATAGTTTTGTTCAGACTTGCTAGGGGATTGCTTGAGGGTTTCTTGCACCTTTCTTCGACAAAAACGCCTTTTGGGCAAGGAAAGTCCAAGGAATCTCCTAGCAAACCCCTAGAAAGTGCAAGAGGAACATTCTTATTGTATTGGTAAGAATGGAATTCAAAAGTGGTGTGTTGGTTTATAAATTTTAATTTGTTGGTATGTATTAATTAAAAGATTGTTGTAATAGAGGATTGCTAAAAAGTATTTAATGCGTTAGGAATGACGATAAGTCTTTCTGTAGAGAATAGTAATTAAATAGGTAGAGAATATTGTTTTTTATCAGTATAAAATAGATATTATACTGATAAAGAAACTTTTTTTCAATCCTAGATAAAGAATTAAACTTATATATTAGAGAAGAGTTTAAAGCTCGAAAAGTAGGAGTAGAGATTACTATAATAAAAAATAAGACTTGATAGCTAAAGAGTGTGGTATTAAAACTAAAATCACCTTCTATACAGCTCGTCATACTTTTGCTACTTTATCACTAAAAAAAGGTGTAAATTTATACAAGCTTAAACAGGCCTTCGGTCACCAATCTATTAAAACAACTGAAACTTATGTGGAGGATTTTAATAGAGAAGAGTTGGATGAAGTGTTTGAGAAGTTGTATTAGATTATAAGGTTGTTTCTTTCTATAATAGCAATGATATTTGATCTAAGTTTAAAATATCCTTACTATGTAGGAAGTTGAGTGGACTTTAATTGAGTGTAAAGTATTTGCTATATGATATTAAAAAATGGTATAAGAACGATATGTTTTTTGAGTATTATTTGTATATCATTGTGCTTGCAATCGATTATGTAAGTTTTTTTAGAATTGTTTCATTATCCATAAAAGTAACTTACTAAAGTATTTGATTTTTCAAAAAAATAATTACTTTGGTTTATAGTTTTACACAATACAGATATAAATGTTTTACACGAAATAAAATACCGTTTATTTCGTGGATTATGATGTTATATACCATACCATAAGTTAAACCATATAAATAAAAAATTCATGACTGATTGGAATCTAATTATTCAGGGAAATATTAGTCTCCTTTGGATACAGGAATGTTTAAAGCCTGAAAATGAAAATAAAACCATAAAGGATTTATTA
It encodes the following:
- a CDS encoding AraC family transcriptional regulator — its product is MKDITILQMRDLTEEVKGADFYANTIPQHLITNHDHVEKPHRHDFYVCMIFTKGSGTHEIDFQSYEIQPGMVFMLAPGQTHSWILSEDIDGYIFFHTQEYFDLFFVRETIREYPVFRSAYYPNGFLLNEESSVLVENLMKRMTDEVSQPNWKKNFSLVNLASLFYIECNRQLLEGNSFTAVPNLQYNQHLHHFENLLEKNFRTEKSAAVYAEWMNMTQKHLNRVCKTLLDKTTTDIIIDRIVLEAKRMLIYTGKSFSEIAMMLGYDDYSYFSKVFKKRTGISPKEFLKKYV
- a CDS encoding DUF983 domain-containing protein, whose amino-acid sequence is MSYISKVISGKCPNCGKEHIFHEKGNPITFKMPKMTKECGSCGYNFHRETGFYFGAMYMSYALTVAEMVTVMVLRLIINHLFDLNITMLHAFIAIVFVIFIMWTFNYRLSRIMWLNLFYKKDEQ
- a CDS encoding cytochrome b/b6 domain-containing protein, whose product is MRMRGDCYSLAFRFLHWSIAFVMLGMLITILLRYSWLNKEGMSEIIMEYSTSQDVNMTKEKAIVLAKRIRAPMWEWHVYLGYTLMGLIFVRIILGMMGRVPFLNPFKRGSVLNTRIRAVIYLLFYTCVVISLVTGVVLKLDIETAYNNEIKSIHFGSIYYFITYLVIHFIGVLFAELSSDNGIVSRMINGKSKYDL
- a CDS encoding tyrosine-type recombinase/integrase yields the protein MIAKECGIKTKITFYTARHTFATLSLKKGVNLYKLKQAFGHQSIKTTETYVEDFNREELDEVFEKLY